In the Bacillota bacterium genome, one interval contains:
- a CDS encoding AbrB/MazE/SpoVT family DNA-binding domain-containing protein: MLRGKFCGSTTVGERGQIVIPAEARKEYGVEVGDKLMVFMHPHHDGLFLVKAETVTKLVTDAMTRLGKIIQESDGDDEPRGGVRRDSGR, encoded by the coding sequence ATTCTTCGCGGGAAATTCTGTGGGAGCACGACGGTCGGCGAACGGGGCCAGATTGTCATCCCAGCGGAGGCCCGCAAGGAATATGGGGTTGAAGTCGGCGACAAATTGATGGTTTTTATGCATCCGCACCATGATGGACTGTTCTTGGTGAAGGCTGAAACCGTGACGAAGCTTGTGACCGACGCAATGACGCGGTTAGGGAAAATCATCCAGGAATCCGACGGTGACGATGAGCCCAGGGGCGGTGTAAGGCGGGATAGCGGCCGCTAA
- a CDS encoding ABC transporter ATP-binding protein, protein MILGLAISGVGLFQPMIMKWIIDGILTTRRFGLLAYGALAILGAAAIRGILVFLQRYMMAYSGQKIVYDIRNILYRHLQQLSFSFYDIAQTGQLMSRVTADVETLRQFLSNGLVRMSSALFSFLATLVLMLSMDYRLTFVSLIPVIPLTYLVCIYGGRVRPMFWQIQQKLAVLTATLQENITGQRVVKAFGRKAYEISKFERDNEELLRQNVNTIRLSASYESGMQLLSELSLALIIWFGGREVIAGRVSLGSLVAFNALVMQVIGPVRMLGNLVSLVQRATASGQRIFEILDTRADVTDRPGARPMPPIKGHIVFDNVSFAYEGSRQVLSDISLEVRPGETVAVLGGTGSGKSTLINLIPRFYDPTSGRILIDGIDIRDVTLESLRRQIGIVTQETFLFSASLRENIAYGKPEATMEEIIAAAKAAHIHDFIISLPDGYETPIGERGVGLSGGQKQRVAIARALLMDAKILILDESTSSVDVETEFQIQQEFNRLLRDRTAFIIAQRLSTIRNADIIIILQDGKIADRGTHEELLERSEIYRAIYDMQFRRQEKELVARESERQLTAGRR, encoded by the coding sequence ATGATTCTCGGACTCGCGATTTCGGGGGTCGGGCTTTTCCAGCCGATGATCATGAAGTGGATCATCGATGGCATCCTGACAACGAGGCGCTTTGGCCTTCTTGCATATGGCGCGCTTGCGATCCTGGGGGCAGCGGCTATCCGCGGCATCCTCGTATTCCTTCAGCGCTATATGATGGCCTATTCCGGCCAGAAGATCGTCTATGACATCCGCAATATACTTTACCGCCATCTTCAGCAACTCTCCTTCAGCTTCTATGATATTGCCCAAACCGGTCAGCTAATGTCTAGGGTGACGGCGGATGTGGAGACGCTCCGTCAGTTCCTCTCTAATGGCCTTGTCCGCATGTCATCGGCACTATTCTCCTTTCTCGCCACGCTGGTTCTGATGCTGTCGATGGATTACCGACTTACCTTCGTCTCTCTCATCCCAGTGATACCCCTTACATACCTTGTCTGCATTTATGGAGGACGTGTCAGGCCGATGTTTTGGCAGATCCAGCAGAAGCTTGCTGTGCTGACGGCGACGCTCCAAGAGAATATCACTGGACAGAGGGTGGTTAAGGCATTTGGTCGCAAGGCCTATGAAATATCGAAGTTTGAGCGGGACAATGAGGAGCTTCTCAGGCAGAATGTGAATACCATCAGGCTTTCAGCATCCTATGAATCTGGGATGCAGCTTCTTTCGGAGCTTTCGCTGGCGTTGATAATCTGGTTTGGCGGGCGTGAGGTGATCGCCGGACGGGTTTCGTTGGGATCTCTTGTTGCCTTCAATGCTCTGGTGATGCAGGTGATCGGCCCGGTGAGGATGCTGGGAAACCTCGTTTCACTGGTCCAGCGCGCCACGGCGTCCGGCCAGCGGATCTTCGAGATCCTCGATACCAGGGCGGATGTAACAGATCGGCCCGGGGCGCGTCCGATGCCCCCAATAAAGGGGCATATCGTCTTCGATAATGTCAGCTTCGCTTATGAGGGATCAAGGCAGGTTTTGAGCGACATCAGCCTCGAGGTAAGGCCAGGGGAAACCGTTGCGGTGCTAGGCGGGACCGGCTCCGGCAAGTCCACCTTGATCAATCTAATCCCGAGGTTCTACGACCCGACATCGGGGAGGATCTTGATAGACGGGATTGACATAAGGGATGTCACCCTGGAGAGTCTACGACGTCAGATAGGAATCGTAACACAGGAGACCTTCCTCTTTTCGGCATCGCTTCGCGAGAACATAGCATATGGCAAACCCGAGGCTACAATGGAAGAGATCATTGCGGCCGCTAAGGCAGCTCACATTCACGATTTCATCATCAGCCTGCCCGATGGATATGAAACGCCTATCGGGGAACGCGGGGTAGGGCTCTCCGGCGGCCAAAAGCAGAGAGTCGCTATAGCCAGAGCGCTTCTGATGGATGCTAAGATCCTCATTTTAGATGAATCTACATCGAGTGTGGATGTGGAAACAGAATTCCAGATCCAGCAGGAATTTAACAGGCTGCTGCGTGATCGCACGGCATTCATCATAGCCCAGCGGCTTTCAACCATAAGAAATGCCGACATCATAATCATCCTCCAGGATGGAAAGATCGCGGACCGCGGGACCCATGAGGAACTCCTTGAGAGAAGCGAGATCTATCGGGCCATTTATGATATGCAATTCAGGCGGCAGGAAAAAGAGCTCGTCGCGCGAGAAAGTGAGCGGCAGCTTACCGCAGGGAGAAGGTGA
- a CDS encoding ABC transporter ATP-binding protein translates to MHGGGGWHSRYGGLDSSDISRANIDLRHIPRLWEFVRPHIWTMTFAMVLVAGISATGLVGPILVRRAIDIYIPSRNYQGLVTTVMLYVAAYSGIAVMRYLQTYIMSAAGQRMLYSIRRKLFVHLQDLGLDFYDRFEAGRIMSRVTNDVDALNQLISSGILNLLSDLVTILGILYVMFSMSPRLALISCVTIPLLVVLVLFMQKRMTRAYHRVRRRLADVNANLQESISGMKIVQAFSREEVNAQRFDETNSRNMQANMEAAVLHSLFFPLVELIGSMGTAAVLYYGGLRISWGDPTVTIGTLVAFINYVTRFFWPIRDMSDLYNLVLAAGVSSVRVFEILDTKPNVEDRPGAIEIPDVRGEVRFEHVTFGYDPALPVLHDINLEARPGETIALVGPTGAGKSSIINLLLRLYDVDEGRITVDGHDIRDLTIESLRSRMGVVLQDTFIFSGTIRENIRYGRLDATDEEVEEAARIVGADRFIERFPEGYDTEVHERGARLSVGQRQLLAFARALLADPRILILDEATSSVDAYTEYMIQQALERLLEGRTAFVIAHRLSTIRNADRIYVIDDGRVVEEGTHEELLARGGRYASLYEKQFTAAEGVS, encoded by the coding sequence ATGCATGGTGGAGGAGGTTGGCATAGTAGATACGGCGGGCTTGACTCATCCGATATCAGTCGTGCCAATATAGATCTCAGGCATATTCCGCGACTTTGGGAATTCGTGCGTCCACACATCTGGACGATGACCTTCGCCATGGTGCTCGTTGCTGGCATTTCGGCGACAGGTCTCGTGGGGCCTATCCTCGTCCGGCGGGCGATCGACATATATATTCCCTCTAGGAATTACCAAGGACTTGTCACCACGGTGATGTTGTATGTAGCGGCCTATTCGGGGATCGCTGTTATGCGCTACCTGCAGACTTACATCATGTCGGCAGCTGGCCAGAGGATGCTCTATTCCATCCGGCGTAAGCTTTTCGTGCATCTACAGGATCTTGGCCTTGATTTTTATGATAGGTTTGAGGCCGGAAGGATTATGTCGCGGGTCACGAATGACGTAGATGCCTTGAATCAATTGATATCCTCGGGGATATTAAATCTCTTGAGCGACCTTGTCACAATTCTGGGAATACTCTATGTGATGTTCAGCATGAGTCCCAGGCTTGCGCTCATCAGCTGCGTCACTATCCCACTCCTTGTGGTGTTGGTGCTTTTCATGCAGAAGAGGATGACCAGGGCCTATCACAGGGTTAGGCGCCGCCTCGCGGACGTGAATGCGAATCTCCAGGAATCCATATCAGGTATGAAGATCGTTCAGGCATTTTCGAGGGAAGAGGTGAATGCCCAGCGATTTGATGAGACCAACTCCCGCAACATGCAAGCAAATATGGAAGCTGCGGTCCTGCATTCGCTATTCTTCCCGCTAGTCGAGCTGATTGGCTCCATGGGGACAGCTGCAGTGCTTTACTATGGAGGCCTCCGGATATCATGGGGGGATCCGACAGTGACTATTGGGACGCTCGTGGCCTTCATCAACTACGTGACGAGGTTCTTCTGGCCGATACGTGATATGAGCGATCTCTATAATCTGGTTCTTGCTGCCGGTGTCTCCTCCGTGCGGGTGTTCGAGATCCTGGATACGAAGCCGAATGTGGAGGATAGGCCCGGCGCTATAGAAATCCCGGATGTCAGAGGCGAAGTCAGATTCGAGCATGTTACCTTTGGATACGATCCGGCACTGCCGGTGCTTCATGACATCAACCTTGAGGCCCGGCCGGGGGAAACCATAGCGCTCGTCGGGCCCACGGGGGCTGGAAAAAGCTCTATAATAAACCTGCTTTTGCGGCTCTATGACGTAGACGAAGGTAGGATCACTGTAGATGGCCATGACATCAGGGATCTGACAATCGAATCCCTGCGCTCGCGAATGGGCGTAGTTCTGCAGGACACTTTCATCTTCTCCGGGACCATCAGGGAGAATATCCGCTACGGACGCCTCGATGCTACGGATGAAGAAGTGGAGGAGGCGGCTCGGATCGTGGGAGCCGACCGTTTCATCGAGAGGTTTCCTGAGGGGTACGACACGGAAGTGCATGAGCGCGGGGCGCGGCTCTCGGTTGGCCAGCGGCAGCTTCTGGCCTTTGCCAGGGCGCTCCTTGCGGACCCACGCATCCTCATTCTTGATGAGGCTACCTCAAGCGTAGACGCTTACACTGAATACATGATCCAGCAGGCGCTAGAGAGACTGCTTGAAGGCAGGACAGCTTTCGTAATCGCGCACAGGCTCTCCACCATACGAAATGCTGATAGGATCTATGTCATCGACGACGGTAGGGTGGTGGAAGAGGGAACGCACGAGGAGCTTTTAGCCCGGGGAGGGCGTTATGCCTCACTTTACGAAAAGCAGTTCACTGCGGCGGAGGGAGTCAGTTGA
- a CDS encoding AbrB/MazE/SpoVT family DNA-binding domain-containing protein: MESIILQMAQRGVITLPKDLRETYGLQPGDTLTLLDLGGVFVLSPRQSEIDAIARKIASQWAEDGQTLETMLKALKEERDQQKQ; the protein is encoded by the coding sequence ATGGAGAGCATCATCCTGCAAATGGCGCAGCGGGGCGTGATTACGCTGCCCAAGGATTTGCGAGAGACCTATGGCCTGCAACCTGGTGATACGCTCACGCTTCTAGATCTCGGAGGTGTTTTCGTCCTGAGTCCAAGACAGTCAGAGATCGATGCCATCGCCCGCAAGATTGCGTCTCAGTGGGCAGAAGACGGACAGACGCTTGAGACAATGCTCAAAGCGCTTAAAGAAGAACGGGACCAGCAGAAACAATGA
- a CDS encoding PIN domain-containing protein, translating into MKIRVFLDASILFAAVWSETGGARLILKLGEAGAIELWTGPWTLRETDAVLDRKSPKSKSYFALLLDRARIQVGPEASRGDMEKAESVVDYAPDARVLAEALTAGADYFVSFDRKHLIGNPRTGQLPFRLGTAGDFIEWYRGQLQL; encoded by the coding sequence ATGAAGATCAGAGTCTTTCTAGATGCCAGCATACTTTTTGCTGCGGTTTGGTCTGAAACCGGAGGTGCGCGTTTGATTCTGAAACTCGGAGAGGCCGGCGCGATAGAGCTTTGGACCGGCCCATGGACACTCCGGGAAACCGACGCGGTGCTTGACCGCAAATCACCAAAGAGCAAATCATATTTCGCTCTGTTGCTGGATCGAGCTCGTATTCAGGTAGGCCCGGAGGCCAGTAGAGGTGATATGGAAAAGGCCGAGTCGGTGGTTGATTATGCGCCTGACGCCCGGGTTCTAGCAGAAGCCTTGACAGCTGGCGCGGATTATTTCGTTTCTTTTGACCGAAAGCACCTTATTGGAAATCCCAGGACCGGGCAACTTCCGTTTCGCCTGGGGACCGCAGGGGACTTCATAGAGTGGTATCGGGGCCAGCTTCAGCTATGA
- a CDS encoding PIN domain-containing protein: protein MRRTPAIDANIILRFLTNDDPQKAEACAVLLEKVERNEHQVWLPDLVLADVIWTLERFYRQSKEKIADLLTPIVSLRGLHCSSKEAIFLALRLYVRHNIDWTDAFVAAQVILQKVGTIYSYDRDFDRIPELERLEP, encoded by the coding sequence ATGCGAAGAACCCCTGCGATTGACGCGAATATCATCCTGCGCTTTCTAACTAACGATGATCCGCAGAAAGCGGAAGCGTGCGCTGTTCTACTCGAGAAAGTGGAGCGCAACGAGCACCAGGTCTGGCTCCCCGACCTGGTGTTGGCAGACGTGATCTGGACGCTGGAGAGATTCTACCGGCAGAGCAAGGAGAAGATCGCCGATCTGCTTACGCCCATTGTGAGCCTGCGTGGTCTGCATTGCTCGTCGAAGGAGGCTATTTTCCTGGCTTTGCGGCTTTATGTACGTCACAACATCGATTGGACTGACGCTTTCGTGGCTGCACAGGTTATCCTCCAGAAAGTGGGCACAATCTATTCCTATGATCGGGACTTCGACAGAATCCCCGAACTCGAGCGGTTGGAACCGTGA
- a CDS encoding AbrB/MazE/SpoVT family DNA-binding domain-containing protein: protein MSEIAKVSSKGQITLPARLRKRFDIRPGTYLRFIEEEHDFRVTLAPQGIGSLRGQVTVSGPQDFKKARHAAMEERINAKNPCD, encoded by the coding sequence GTGTCGGAAATCGCCAAAGTCTCGAGCAAGGGGCAGATCACCCTTCCGGCAAGGTTGCGGAAACGGTTCGACATCAGACCCGGGACCTATCTCCGCTTCATTGAGGAGGAGCACGATTTCCGGGTGACTCTAGCGCCTCAGGGGATCGGCAGCCTGCGTGGGCAGGTTACCGTCAGTGGCCCCCAGGACTTCAAGAAGGCCCGCCACGCCGCCATGGAGGAGCGCATCAATGCGAAGAACCCCTGCGATTGA
- a CDS encoding 4Fe-4S dicluster domain-containing protein: MKKVYVNPDVCMGCGLCEVYCLVQHSRTKDIIKAFRREKPKPVARIRVERHGTLSFGFQCRRCEEPLCAYSCITGATYIDEDGQVAFDEEKCIGCLTCVLACPYGAIARDEGRGLVARCDLCGGADIPVCVRNCPNEALIFAEISESGAGISESSAEIARAETGAEIAGGESS; encoded by the coding sequence GTGAAAAAGGTCTATGTCAATCCTGACGTTTGCATGGGATGCGGACTCTGTGAAGTCTATTGTCTCGTGCAGCATTCCAGGACCAAGGATATTATAAAGGCCTTCAGGCGTGAGAAGCCCAAACCTGTGGCCAGGATTCGCGTAGAACGACATGGGACACTTTCATTTGGGTTTCAATGCCGTCGCTGTGAAGAACCGCTATGCGCTTATTCTTGCATAACAGGAGCTACTTACATAGATGAGGATGGCCAGGTGGCCTTTGATGAGGAGAAATGCATCGGCTGTTTGACCTGTGTGCTTGCCTGTCCCTATGGCGCCATCGCTCGCGATGAAGGGAGGGGCCTTGTCGCCCGGTGTGATCTTTGCGGTGGTGCGGATATCCCCGTATGCGTGAGAAACTGTCCAAATGAGGCGCTTATATTCGCGGAGATTTCCGAATCTGGCGCGGGGATCTCTGAATCTAGTGCCGAAATAGCCAGGGCCGAGACTGGCGCTGAAATAGCCGGAGGTGAATCCTCATGA
- a CDS encoding NAD(P)/FAD-dependent oxidoreductase: MTRAHSKYMIIGNSVAAIGAVEAIRQIDLNGSIMIISDESFPAYSRPLISQYVTGEKDLDGLLYRPRDFYQRMKVETLLGVRATGIDYSNKIVSTSTGEEISYGKLLLATGARPGVPPIKGLGLPGVFTFTTLLDAMKIRDYLPKVKEIVIIGGGLIGLQAAEALARLNRKVTVVEFMPRILSPVLDQTGADMVMNLFARNGVEILTGKAASEIIPDTDGSADGSTDGSAGAVVLKDGTSLPCDMVIIATGVVPRLELARSEAGNSHGCPETGRGILVNDAMETTVPGVYAAGDAALGKDLLSGAARPLPIWPNAYLQGRVAGLNMAGRHSSFRGGLAMNAIHFFGLPVVSAGIFDAPEKDESGAEWEMVSELKREKGFYRKIVLRGNKAVGMIGIGDGVERAGVIVGCIANQIDCKSFKIDLLRNPGISLFPGSIRQGMTFGRIGNEWWRSREEAGVV, translated from the coding sequence ATGACAAGGGCCCATTCAAAATACATGATCATCGGCAATTCTGTCGCGGCAATAGGAGCAGTCGAAGCGATTCGCCAGATTGATCTAAATGGCTCCATCATGATCATATCCGATGAAAGCTTTCCGGCATATTCAAGGCCATTGATATCTCAATATGTCACAGGGGAGAAGGACCTGGACGGGCTTCTCTACCGGCCCCGTGATTTTTACCAACGAATGAAAGTAGAAACTCTACTGGGTGTCAGGGCAACTGGCATAGATTATTCAAACAAGATCGTCTCAACTTCCACCGGCGAGGAAATCAGCTACGGGAAACTCCTCCTGGCCACCGGGGCGCGGCCAGGCGTGCCTCCTATCAAAGGGTTAGGCCTTCCAGGCGTGTTTACATTCACGACACTCCTTGATGCAATGAAGATAAGAGATTATCTCCCGAAGGTCAAAGAGATTGTCATCATCGGTGGCGGCCTTATAGGCCTCCAAGCGGCAGAAGCCCTTGCAAGACTCAACCGTAAGGTCACCGTAGTGGAGTTCATGCCCCGTATCCTTTCCCCTGTTCTAGACCAGACTGGCGCAGACATGGTCATGAATCTCTTTGCAAGAAACGGGGTCGAAATATTAACGGGCAAGGCTGCCTCCGAGATCATTCCCGACACGGACGGCTCGGCGGACGGCTCAACGGATGGCTCGGCAGGCGCGGTAGTTCTTAAAGATGGAACTTCTTTGCCCTGCGACATGGTGATCATCGCGACAGGAGTTGTGCCCCGTCTTGAATTGGCTAGATCAGAGGCTGGCAACTCCCATGGCTGCCCGGAAACTGGCCGGGGGATCCTCGTAAATGACGCGATGGAGACTACGGTACCCGGGGTATACGCAGCCGGAGATGCTGCCCTTGGAAAGGATCTCTTGAGCGGGGCAGCCAGGCCTCTTCCTATATGGCCGAATGCCTACTTGCAGGGGAGGGTGGCCGGATTGAACATGGCGGGACGCCATTCTTCCTTCCGCGGTGGCCTCGCCATGAACGCGATTCATTTCTTCGGCCTGCCTGTGGTGTCGGCTGGGATTTTCGATGCGCCAGAAAAGGATGAATCAGGCGCTGAATGGGAAATGGTTTCTGAATTGAAGCGTGAGAAGGGTTTCTACCGTAAGATCGTTCTCCGGGGCAACAAGGCCGTAGGAATGATCGGCATCGGCGATGGAGTCGAGCGCGCGGGAGTGATAGTCGGATGCATCGCAAACCAAATAGATTGCAAGTCTTTTAAGATTGATCTACTGAGGAATCCTGGCATTAGCCTTTTCCCCGGCTCCATCAGGCAGGGGATGACGTTTGGCAGAATCGGGAACGAATGGTGGCGCTCGAGAGAGGAGGCTGGAGTAGTATGA
- a CDS encoding glutamine amidotransferase family protein has product MKNLERMANPFNDDKVIANCGIFGVMNTAGEKMSGRDIIAAMANMHDRGNGLGGGFAAYGIYPDHPDDYALHIMFETQRAREETEHMLREWFDVKAGEPIPTRSTRGIASAPLLWRYFVEPAQDGAIACSSDDYVADKAMFINTSIDGAFVFSSGRNMGVFKGVGHAEDIGTFFCLDEYQAYLWTGHSRFPTNTQAWWGGAHPFSILDWTVVHNGEISSYGTNRAFLEMYGYYCSMHTDTEVIAYAVDLLVRKHGLPILLMAKVFAAPLWQEIDRMTEEERKIYTALRQVYGALLMNGPFAIIIAHQGEMIGLRDRINLRPLVAGSKGDLLFLSSEEAPIRLVCPDVEKTWAVQGGKPVIGRLSEGIIEHGTDRSAVYEESLIERVYGHEERSEVHSLPGMRAAM; this is encoded by the coding sequence ATGAAGAACCTCGAGAGGATGGCTAATCCATTCAATGACGATAAGGTTATCGCGAATTGTGGGATCTTTGGGGTTATGAATACGGCAGGGGAGAAGATGTCAGGCCGTGATATAATCGCTGCCATGGCCAACATGCACGACCGAGGCAATGGACTTGGTGGAGGATTCGCGGCCTATGGGATATACCCTGATCATCCTGACGATTATGCTCTGCACATAATGTTCGAGACCCAGCGGGCGCGGGAGGAAACAGAGCATATGCTGCGCGAATGGTTTGATGTCAAGGCCGGTGAGCCTATTCCCACTAGGAGCACGCGCGGTATCGCAAGTGCGCCGCTTCTATGGCGATATTTCGTGGAACCTGCCCAGGATGGCGCGATTGCCTGCTCATCAGATGACTATGTGGCCGACAAGGCTATGTTCATAAATACTTCCATCGATGGAGCTTTTGTATTCTCCAGCGGCAGGAATATGGGTGTATTCAAGGGAGTCGGCCATGCAGAGGATATCGGGACTTTCTTCTGCCTCGATGAATATCAGGCATACCTCTGGACCGGGCATTCACGTTTTCCTACAAATACCCAGGCTTGGTGGGGAGGAGCTCATCCTTTTTCAATTCTAGATTGGACGGTCGTCCATAATGGTGAGATTTCTTCATATGGAACGAACAGGGCCTTTCTAGAAATGTACGGGTATTACTGTTCCATGCACACAGACACCGAAGTCATCGCCTATGCTGTTGATCTTCTTGTAAGAAAGCATGGACTTCCTATTCTTTTGATGGCGAAAGTATTTGCCGCTCCTCTATGGCAGGAAATTGATCGCATGACTGAGGAGGAAAGGAAGATATACACGGCCCTGCGCCAGGTGTATGGAGCCCTTCTCATGAACGGCCCCTTTGCCATAATAATCGCTCATCAGGGGGAAATGATAGGGCTTCGCGACAGGATAAATTTGAGGCCGCTGGTAGCCGGGTCGAAGGGCGACCTGCTCTTCTTGTCTTCGGAAGAGGCGCCCATCAGGCTCGTTTGCCCCGATGTGGAAAAGACCTGGGCGGTGCAGGGGGGAAAGCCGGTTATAGGCCGGCTCTCTGAGGGAATCATCGAGCACGGAACAGATAGGAGTGCCGTCTATGAGGAGTCACTTATTGAACGAGTTTACGGTCATGAGGAACGATCAGAAGTGCATTCGCTGCCAGGTATGCGTGCGGCAATGTAG
- a CDS encoding 4Fe-4S dicluster domain-containing protein has protein sequence MRSHLLNEFTVMRNDQKCIRCQVCVRQCSFDVHSYDEEDDIIVSADEKCVGCQRCATYCPTGAITIRLSERDFRPNANWRPEQLMDVKRQAETGGVILTGMGNDKPHRVYWDHLLLNASQVTNPSIDPLREPMELRTFLGSKPDRLRFDGDRLITELAPQIKLETPIIFSAMSYGAITYNAQLALMQAAKECGTLCNTGEGGWPRDFRKFGKNVIVQCASGRFGVDFEYLNQAAVVEIKIGQGAKPGIGGHLPGEKVTPLVAETRMIPAGTDALSPAPQHDIYSIEDLSTLIYALKEATNYEKPVSVKIAAVHNAPAIASGIVRAGADIVAIDGIRGGTGAAPKVIRDNVGIPIELALAAVDTRLRREGIRNRVSLIAAGGFRSSADILKAIALGADAVYIGTAALVAMGCTLCQQCYTGKCAWGITSADPVLAKRLNPDIATRRLVNLVKAWSLEIKEMLGGMGINAIESIRGNRLHLRGIGLEEWELDTLGVKGAG, from the coding sequence ATGAGGAGTCACTTATTGAACGAGTTTACGGTCATGAGGAACGATCAGAAGTGCATTCGCTGCCAGGTATGCGTGCGGCAATGTAGCTTCGATGTGCATTCTTATGATGAGGAAGATGATATCATCGTTTCGGCAGACGAAAAATGCGTAGGCTGCCAGCGATGCGCTACATACTGCCCTACAGGTGCTATTACCATCCGTTTGAGCGAACGGGACTTTCGCCCCAATGCCAACTGGCGCCCTGAGCAACTCATGGACGTCAAGAGACAGGCAGAGACGGGCGGTGTGATCCTGACCGGCATGGGGAATGACAAGCCGCACAGGGTCTATTGGGATCATCTATTGCTGAACGCGAGCCAGGTGACCAATCCTTCAATCGACCCCCTCCGCGAGCCCATGGAGCTCCGGACATTCCTCGGGTCGAAGCCTGACCGGCTTCGCTTCGACGGGGATAGGTTGATCACTGAGCTTGCGCCTCAGATAAAGCTCGAAACCCCAATCATCTTTAGCGCCATGTCCTATGGGGCCATAACTTACAATGCTCAGCTTGCCCTCATGCAAGCGGCAAAGGAATGCGGGACCCTTTGCAATACCGGAGAGGGCGGATGGCCCAGGGATTTTCGGAAGTTTGGCAAGAACGTCATAGTCCAGTGCGCCTCTGGACGATTTGGGGTAGATTTTGAATACCTCAATCAGGCTGCAGTAGTTGAGATAAAGATAGGCCAGGGCGCAAAACCTGGCATTGGCGGGCACCTCCCGGGGGAGAAAGTTACCCCACTCGTGGCGGAGACCAGAATGATTCCGGCAGGCACTGACGCCCTATCGCCGGCTCCGCAGCATGATATATACTCGATCGAAGACCTCTCGACTCTAATCTATGCCTTAAAAGAGGCCACCAATTACGAAAAACCAGTGTCAGTCAAGATCGCAGCGGTGCATAACGCTCCTGCTATTGCATCAGGCATAGTGAGGGCTGGCGCCGACATCGTGGCCATCGATGGCATCAGGGGCGGGACAGGGGCGGCCCCCAAGGTCATTCGCGACAATGTCGGAATACCCATTGAACTGGCGCTTGCCGCGGTTGATACGCGCTTGAGGCGAGAGGGCATCAGAAATCGGGTATCCCTGATCGCGGCTGGCGGGTTCCGATCTAGCGCAGATATATTGAAGGCGATTGCTCTGGGGGCTGATGCGGTCTACATAGGGACCGCCGCTCTTGTGGCCATGGGCTGCACGCTGTGCCAGCAATGCTATACCGGGAAGTGCGCATGGGGAATTACTTCAGCTGATCCGGTGCTGGCAAAGAGGCTCAATCCTGATATAGCCACCAGGAGGCTAGTCAACCTGGTGAAAGCCTGGAGCCTTGAGATCAAGGAGATGCTTGGTGGAATGGGGATAAACGCTATTGAGAGCATCCGCGGGAACCGCCTGCATCTCAGAGGAATCGGGCTCGAAGAATGGGAACTCGATACTCTGGGTGTCAAAGGGGCGGGATGA
- a CDS encoding PIN domain nuclease: MRHSERIAVDANIIISAIIGGKSGRIFLNETQLKFVTTPSVLSEVREYLPVLAKKKGLPCEVMRSILDLLPILIVREEEYLNHLDAAEAAIGNRDPDDIPLLALAMAFNCPIWTNDNDFSGISGVRVYTTAMLASFLENS; this comes from the coding sequence TTGAGGCATTCCGAAAGAATCGCAGTAGACGCTAATATTATTATTTCAGCTATAATTGGAGGAAAATCAGGGAGAATCTTCCTCAATGAGACCCAATTGAAATTCGTTACCACCCCTTCCGTATTGTCAGAGGTCCGGGAATACCTTCCCGTACTCGCCAAGAAAAAGGGGCTTCCTTGCGAAGTCATGCGTTCTATTTTGGATCTCTTGCCAATTCTCATAGTGCGGGAAGAGGAATATCTCAATCACCTTGATGCAGCAGAGGCTGCCATTGGTAACCGAGACCCTGATGACATCCCCTTGCTTGCTCTTGCCATGGCATTTAATTGCCCCATTTGGACCAATGATAACGATTTTTCCGGTATTTCAGGTGTGAGAGTATATACTACAGCTATGCTAGCTTCGTTTCTTGAGAATAGCTGA